The DNA window ACTTTTTAAGATTCAGGTTTGCTTAATTTCCAGTGAGAATCCAATTGATCGAATACGGTACCCAAGTGTGTTGCTGCAGCTTAGTAGTCAAATTCAACACGTCGATTCAGGCGCCATGCTGATTCGTCCGCGCCCATTGCGGCTGGACGCTCCTCACCGAAGGAAAACACAGAGATTCTTAAAGCGTCGACTCCATATTCCTGAAAGAAACTACTGACCGCGGCGGCGCGTTGATCGCCCAGTGCAAGATTGTACTCCCGGGTTCCCCGTTCGTCCGCATGTCCGAAGATTGTCAGGTTGGCATCGGAATTTTCCAGCAACACTTCAGCATGGGCTTGGATAATGATCTGAGCTTCCTCACTGACTATGGACTCGTCATAGTTGAAGTAAACCGTTCGCTGGCTCAACGGGTCAACCGCTTGATCACCGTCTGCCTCGGAAGATTCATCAATGTTGAACCCAACTGCCTCATCGGAATCAGAAATTCCGCCGACTACATCTTCGGAAACGCCATCAGAAGAGCCCGGAGCGTCGGAAGTGGATCCGACCGAATCCGCATCCTTCGCGCAACCTGCAAGTAAAGCCAAGGAAAAAACTGCGATTGCTGTGAAAGCTAAATTTCGTTTCATTTTTGAATCAACTCCAAATTTGTACCCATAGTG is part of the Acidiferrobacterales bacterium genome and encodes:
- a CDS encoding OmpA family protein, whose protein sequence is MKRNLAFTAIAVFSLALLAGCAKDADSVGSTSDAPGSSDGVSEDVVGGISDSDEAVGFNIDESSEADGDQAVDPLSQRTVYFNYDESIVSEEAQIIIQAHAEVLLENSDANLTIFGHADERGTREYNLALGDQRAAAVSSFFQEYGVDALRISVFSFGEERPAAMGADESAWRLNRRVEFDY